The Coffea arabica cultivar ET-39 chromosome 3c, Coffea Arabica ET-39 HiFi, whole genome shotgun sequence genome contains a region encoding:
- the LOC140037584 gene encoding uncharacterized protein, which translates to MASSSSSSSAIFSFVSNPTATRSLPRRHFTRQHFASSPNTRKKFPIFTQKTASRRTNTAITAKLGQKSALEYRKLGDSDLIISEITLGTMTFGQQNTEKEAHDMLNYAFDNGINVLDTAEAYPIPTRKETQGLTDRYIGSWLKSQPRDKVIVATKISGYSEQRSFLRENAKVLRVDAANIKESVEKSLQRLGTDYIDLLQIHWPDRYVPLFGEYFYDPSKWRPSVPFVEQLTAFKELIVEGKVRHIGVSNETSYGVMGFVHAAKDKGLPKIVSIQNSYSLLVRCKFEIDLVEVCHPNNCNISLLSYSPLGGGALTGKYLDINSEAAKKGRLNLFPGYMERYNKSIAREATVQYMEVAKKHGLTPVELSLGFARDRPFMTSSIVGATSVDQLKEDIDAFLTVERPLPPEVMADIESVFNRYKDPAIL; encoded by the exons ATGGCTTCATCCTCGTCGAGCTCGTCTGCGATTTTCAGCTTCGTCTCCAACCCCACCGCCACTCGTAGTCTCCCTCGGCGTCACTTCACGCGGCAACATTTCGCTTCATCCCCAAATACCAGAAAGAAATTCCCCATTTTTACTCAGAAAACGGCTAGTAGACGAACCAATACAGCAATAACAGCAAAACTCGGACAGAAAAGCGCTCTGGAGTATAGGAAACTCGGAGATTCCGACCTTATTATTAGTGAAATCACGCTTGGCACC ATGACATTTGGACAGCAGAATACAGAGAAAGAGGCACATGATATGCTTAATTATGCGTTCGATAATGGGATAAATGTCTTAGATACTGCAGAGGCT TACCCAATTCCAACAAGGAAGGAGACACAAGGGCTGACAGATCGCTATATTGGTAGCTGGCTGAAGTCTCAACCCCGTGACAAG GTTATCGTGGCAACAAAAATATCTGGTTATTCGGAGCAGCGAAGCTTTTTAAGGGAGAATGCAAAAGTTTTGAGGGTTGATGCtgctaatataaaagaaagtgtagaaaaaagTCTTCAACGTCTTGGTACTGACTACATCGATTTACTCCAAATACATTG GCCAGACCGTTATGTTCCCCTGTTTGGCGAGTATTTTTATGATCCTTCAAAATGGAGGCCAAGTGTTCCTTTTGTCGAACAACTGACAGCATTCAAAGAACTCATTGTCGAAGGGAAG GTACGACATATTGGTGTTTCAAATGAAACTTCATATGGAGTAATGGGATTTGTTCATGCTGCTAAAGACAAAGGATTACCAAAGATAGTTAGTATTCAAAACAGCTACAGTCTGCTTGTAAGATGTAAATTTGAGA TTGATCTTGTTGAAGTATGCCATCCAAACAACTGCAACATCAGCTTACTTTCTTATTCTCCACTGGGTGGTGGTGCGCTGACTGGAAAATACTTGGATATCAATTCTGAAGCTGCAAAGAAAGGAAGACTCAACCTCTTCCCAGGGTATATGGAAAGATACAACAAATCCATTGCCAGG GAAGCAACAGTACAGTATATGGAAGTGGCCAAGAAACATGGGCTTACGCCTGTAGAGTTATCTCTCGGTTTTGCACGAGACCGACCATTTATGACAAGCTCAATTGTAGGTGCGACTTCAGTGGATCAATTGAAAGAAGATATCGATGCATTTTTGACAGTTGAGCGGCCTTTGCCACCTGAAGTGATGGCTGACATTGAAAGCGTCTTCAATAGATACAAAGATCCTGCAATTCTTTAG
- the LOC140037585 gene encoding PH, RCC1 and FYVE domains-containing protein 1-like isoform X1, whose protein sequence is MADPVSYGNPDRDIEQALIALKKGTQLIKYSRKGKPKFCPFRVSPDETTLIWYSHGSERILKLSTVQRIIPGQRTPVFRRFLRPEKEYLSFSLIYNNGERSLDLICKDKAEAEVWIAGLKALTSTSHARGRRTRSDIPDLHEAGSDPIPNGRPFGTTLEFTTSIPRGRASVDLVSREPSLNFPGSDVGSESANMQGRSSGGDGFRISVSSTPSCSSGGSGQDDIESLGDVYVWGEIWSDGVSTDRYGNPVPIKNDVLTPKSLESSVVLDVQQIACGHRHVALVTRQGEVFTWGEESGGRLGHGIEKDFSRPRLVEYLAVTNVDFVACGEHHTCAVSTSGDLYSWGDGTHNAGLLGHGNDISHWIPTRISGPLEGLQVLSVACGIWHSALATSNGKLFTFGDGSFGVLGHGDRKSVTCPKEVQLLSGLKTIKVACGAWHTAAIVEVTNQSGTTVSSKKLFTWGDGDKYRLGHGNKETYLLPTCVSALIDYNFHQIACGNNTTIALTTSGHVFTMGSNACGQLGNPQSDGKSPCLVQDRLVGEFVEEIASGAFHVAVLTSRSEVFTWGKGANGRLGHGDIEDRDVPTFVEALKDRHVKNIACGSNYTASICIHKWVSGADQSLCSGCRQAFGFTRKRHNCYNCGLVHCHACSSKKAMKAALAPTPGKPHRVCDACYMKLKKAAEANNSSTFGRNATASHRPVESSARLDRREPRTSRILLSPTMEPVKYLEVRSGKLGTQPDYSIIRESQVPSLLQLKDIAFPSSLSALQYALKPVTTAPQTPPPSQPASNSRPASPYSRRPSPPRSVTPVFSRGVIDGLKKTNEFLNQEVSKLQKQIKSLKEESQLQEQEVQKLKNKAQEAASLAVERSSKCTVAVKTMKLIANQLKEVTERLPSDILEMETFTSIHSQVESFLEMIGPHEPDEESSLQPHTVHDQHSQPDQTLSANESAERPDRSMEDNVHSPGLQDMQQNAEATPRERRPSISHIREGSVQASAEGGLGSPKAAREVIEQFEPGVYVTLIQLSNGTKIFKRVKFSKRRFMEQQAEEWWKTNKDRLLRKYSTPKVNSTSPESSGTPEASEEKSEAAQSS, encoded by the exons ATGGCAGATCCTGTTAGTTATGGCAATCCTGATCGTGACATTGAACAG GCACTGATTGCTTTGAAGAAAGGTACTCAGTTAATCAAGTACAGCAGGAAAGGAAAACCAAAGTTTTGCCCCTTCAGAGTTTCTCCA GATGAAACAACACTAATCTGGTACTCCCATGGGTCAGAAAGGATTCTGAAGCTATCTACTGTTCAACGGATTATTCCTGGGCAGAGAACC CCTGTCTTTAGAAGATTTTTGCGACCAGAAAAGGAGTATTTGTCATTTTCGCTTATATACAACAACGGTGAAAGATCTCTCGATCTG ATTTGCAAAGATAAAGCTGAAGCAGAGGTGTGGATTGCTGGCTTGAAGGCTTTAACTTCAACTAGCCACGCTCGTGGTAGACGAACCCGGAGTGATATTCCTGAT CTACATGAAGCTGGTAGTGATCCCATTCCAAACGGGCGTCCATTTGGCACAACATTAGAGTTCACAACAAGTATTCCTCGAGGCAGAGCTTCTGTTGATCTAGTTTCTCGTGAACCATCCTTGAATTTTCCAGGCTCAGATGTGGGCTCTGAAAGTGCAAATATGCAAGGAAGATCAAGCGGTGGAGATGGTTTCCGTATTAGTGTCTCAAGCACTCCTAGTTGTTCAAGTGGAGGCTCCGGGCAAGATGATATAGAATCACTGGGCGATGTTTATGTCTGGGGTGAGATTTGGTCTGATGGGGTATCAACTGATAGATATGGGAATCCCGTTCCTATTAAAAACGATGTATTGACTCCTAAATCCTTGGAGTCAAGTGTAGTTCTTGATGTTCAGCAGATTGCATGTGGCCATCGGCATGTGGCCCTGGTTACAAGGCAAGGTGAGGTCTTCACTTGGGGAGAGGAATCTGGGGGAAGACTTGGTCACGGAATTGAAAAGGACTTCAGTCGCCCTCGTCTTGTTGAATATTTAGCAGTTACAAATGTAGATTTCGTTGCGTGTGGTGAGCACCATACCTGTGCTGTTTCTACATCTGGTGATTTATACAGCTGGGGAGATGGTACTCATAATGCCGGACTTCTTGGTCATGGGAATGATATTAGCCACTGGATACCCACAAGGATATCTGGTCCACTGGAAGGCCTTCAAGTTTTATCAGTTGCATGTGGCATATGGCACTCAGCATTGGCTACTTCTAATGGTAAACTATTTACATTTGGTGATGGATCATTTGGTGTTCTAGGTCATGGTGATCGCAAAAGTGTCACATGTCCAAAGGAAGTCCAGTTATTGAGTGGACTGAAGACCATCAAAGTTGCATGTGGTGCATGGCACACAGCTGCTATTGTAGAGGTCACTAACCAGTCAGGTACAACTGTTTCCTCTAAGAAGTTGTTTACTTGGGGTGATGGTGACAAATACCGGTTGGGACATGGGAACAAGGAAACTTATCTGCTCCCAACCTGTGTCTCTGCACTTATTGACTACAACTTCCACCAGATAGCATGTGGGAATAATACAACTATTGCCCTTACAACATCAGGTCATGTCTTCACAATGGGAAGTAACGCATGTGGTCAGCTTGGGAATCCACAATCTGATGGAAAATCACCTTGTTTAGTACAAGATAGATTGGTTGGAGAATTTGTCGAAGAAATAGCCAGTGGTGCATTTCATGTTGCTGTCCTGACTTCAAGAAGTGAAGTATTTACCTGGGGAAAAGGAGCAAACGGAAGATTGGGACATGGAGACATAGAAGATCGTGACGTTCCAACATTTGTTGAAGCACTTAAAGACAGGCATGTGAAGAATATAGCATGTGGCTCAAATTATACTGCAAGCATTTGCATCCATAAATGGGTCTCTGGAGCAGATCAATCACTTTGTAGTGGTTGCCGCCAAGCATTTGGCTTTACTCGGAAGAGACATAACTGCTATAACTGTGGCCTTGTACATTGCCATGCTTGCAGTTCGAAAAAGGCAATGAAAGCAGCATTAGCTCCTACTCCAGGAAAACCACACAGAGTCTGTGATGCTTGCTATATGAAACTTAAAAAGGCTGCAGAGGCTAATAACTCCTCCACTTTCGGTAGAAATGCCACTGCTTCTCATCGTCCTGTGGAAAGTAGTGCAAGGCTGGACAGAAGAGAGCCTAGGACTTCAAGGATTCTGCTCTCCCCGACCATGGAACCGGTCAAGTATTTGGAGGTCAGGTCTGGAAAGCTTGGAACACAACCTGATTACTCTATAATCAGAGAATCCCAAGTTCCATCACTCTTACAACTGAAAGATATTGCATTTCCAAGTTCACTAAGTGCCCTTCAATATGCTCTTAAACCTGTTACGACAGCACCTCAGACACCACCACCATCTCAGCCTGCATCCAACTCAAGGCCTGCTTCCCCATATTCAAGGAGACCGAGTCCTCCACGCTCCGTTACCCCAGTATTTTCAAGGGGTGTAATTGATGGTCTAAAGAAGACAAACGAGTTTTTGAACCAAGAAGTATCCAAACTGCAAAAGCAA ATTAAAAGTTTGAAGGAGGAAAGCCAATTACAAGAACAAGAAGTGCAGAAGCTAAAGAACAAAGCCCAAGAAGCAGCTTCATTGGCTGTAGAGAGATCCTCCAAGTGTACCGTGGCAGTGAAAACCATGAAACTGATTGCAAACCAa TTGAAAGAAGTGACTGAGAGGTTACCTTCTGACATCTTGGAGATGGAAACCTTCACATCCATACATTCCCAGGTCGAATCTTTCCTGGAAATGATTGGACCTCATGAACCAGATGAGGAGTCTTCTTTGCAACCACATACAGTGCATGACCAACATAGCCAGCCTGATCAAACCTTATCAGCCAATGAATCTGCTGAGAGGCCAGACAGAAGTATGGAGGATAATGTACATTCTCCAGGACTCCAGGACATGCAGCAAAATGCAGAAGCAACTCCCAGGGAAAGAAGACCATCCATTTCTCATATAAGAGAAGGTTCAGTTCAAGCAAGCGCAGAAGGTGGATTAGGATCACCTAAAGCTGCACGGGAAGTTATTGAGCAATTTGAACCAGGTGTTTATGTAACACTAATCCAACTTAGTAATGGCACCAAGATTTTCAAGCGAGTAAAATTCAG TAAAAGAAGGTTTATGGAGCAGCAGGCAGAAGAATGGTGGAAGACAAATAAAGATAGGCTTCTGAGAAAGTACAGCACGCCCAAGGTAAATAGCACGTCACCTGAATCATCAGGAACTCCAGAAGCATCTGAGGAAAAGAGTGAAGCAGCACAATCTTCATAG
- the LOC140037585 gene encoding PH, RCC1 and FYVE domains-containing protein 1-like isoform X2: MADPVSYGNPDRDIEQALIALKKGTQLIKYSRKGKPKFCPFRVSPDETTLIWYSHGSERILKLSTVQRIIPGQRTPVFRRFLRPEKEYLSFSLIYNNGERSLDLICKDKAEAEVWIAGLKALTSTSHARGRRTRSDIPDLHEAGSDPIPNGRPFGTTLEFTTSIPRGRASVDLVSREPSLNFPGSDVGSESANMQGRSSGGDGFRISVSSTPSCSSGGSGQDDIESLGDVYVWGEIWSDGVSTDRYGNPVPIKNDVLTPKSLESSVVLDVQQIACGHRHVALVTRQGEVFTWGEESGGRLGHGIEKDFSRPRLVEYLAVTNVDFVACGEHHTCAVSTSGDLYSWGDGTHNAGLLGHGNDISHWIPTRISGPLEGLQVLSVACGIWHSALATSNGKLFTFGDGSFGVLGHGDRKSVTCPKEVQLLSGLKTIKVACGAWHTAAIVEVTNQSGTTVSSKKLFTWGDGDKYRLGHGNKETYLLPTCVSALIDYNFHQIACGNNTTIALTTSGHVFTMGSNACGQLGNPQSDGKSPCLVQDRLVGEFVEEIASGAFHVAVLTSRSEVFTWGKGANGRLGHGDIEDRDVPTFVEALKDRHVKNIACGSNYTASICIHKWVSGADQSLCSGCRQAFGFTRKRHNCYNCGLVHCHACSSKKAMKAALAPTPGKPHRVCDACYMKLKKAAEANNSSTFGRNATASHRPVESSARLDRREPRTSRILLSPTMEPVKYLEVRSGKLGTQPDYSIIRESQVPSLLQLKDIAFPSSLSALQYALKPVTTAPQTPPPSQPASNSRPASPYSRRPSPPRSVTPVFSRGVIDGLKKTNEFLNQEVSKLQKQIKSLKEESQLQEQEVQKLKNKAQEAASLAVERSSKCTVAVKTMKLIANQLKEVTERLPSDILEMETFTSIHSQVESFLEMIGPHEPDEESSLQPHTVHDQHSQPDQTLSANESAERPDRSMEDNVHSPGLQDMQQNAEATPRERRPSISHIREGSVQASAEGGLGSPKAAREVIEQFEPGVYVTLIQLSNGTKIFKRVKFSKRRFMEQQAEEWWKTNKDRLLRKYSTPKEEEYSKRCHRIMVQ, encoded by the exons ATGGCAGATCCTGTTAGTTATGGCAATCCTGATCGTGACATTGAACAG GCACTGATTGCTTTGAAGAAAGGTACTCAGTTAATCAAGTACAGCAGGAAAGGAAAACCAAAGTTTTGCCCCTTCAGAGTTTCTCCA GATGAAACAACACTAATCTGGTACTCCCATGGGTCAGAAAGGATTCTGAAGCTATCTACTGTTCAACGGATTATTCCTGGGCAGAGAACC CCTGTCTTTAGAAGATTTTTGCGACCAGAAAAGGAGTATTTGTCATTTTCGCTTATATACAACAACGGTGAAAGATCTCTCGATCTG ATTTGCAAAGATAAAGCTGAAGCAGAGGTGTGGATTGCTGGCTTGAAGGCTTTAACTTCAACTAGCCACGCTCGTGGTAGACGAACCCGGAGTGATATTCCTGAT CTACATGAAGCTGGTAGTGATCCCATTCCAAACGGGCGTCCATTTGGCACAACATTAGAGTTCACAACAAGTATTCCTCGAGGCAGAGCTTCTGTTGATCTAGTTTCTCGTGAACCATCCTTGAATTTTCCAGGCTCAGATGTGGGCTCTGAAAGTGCAAATATGCAAGGAAGATCAAGCGGTGGAGATGGTTTCCGTATTAGTGTCTCAAGCACTCCTAGTTGTTCAAGTGGAGGCTCCGGGCAAGATGATATAGAATCACTGGGCGATGTTTATGTCTGGGGTGAGATTTGGTCTGATGGGGTATCAACTGATAGATATGGGAATCCCGTTCCTATTAAAAACGATGTATTGACTCCTAAATCCTTGGAGTCAAGTGTAGTTCTTGATGTTCAGCAGATTGCATGTGGCCATCGGCATGTGGCCCTGGTTACAAGGCAAGGTGAGGTCTTCACTTGGGGAGAGGAATCTGGGGGAAGACTTGGTCACGGAATTGAAAAGGACTTCAGTCGCCCTCGTCTTGTTGAATATTTAGCAGTTACAAATGTAGATTTCGTTGCGTGTGGTGAGCACCATACCTGTGCTGTTTCTACATCTGGTGATTTATACAGCTGGGGAGATGGTACTCATAATGCCGGACTTCTTGGTCATGGGAATGATATTAGCCACTGGATACCCACAAGGATATCTGGTCCACTGGAAGGCCTTCAAGTTTTATCAGTTGCATGTGGCATATGGCACTCAGCATTGGCTACTTCTAATGGTAAACTATTTACATTTGGTGATGGATCATTTGGTGTTCTAGGTCATGGTGATCGCAAAAGTGTCACATGTCCAAAGGAAGTCCAGTTATTGAGTGGACTGAAGACCATCAAAGTTGCATGTGGTGCATGGCACACAGCTGCTATTGTAGAGGTCACTAACCAGTCAGGTACAACTGTTTCCTCTAAGAAGTTGTTTACTTGGGGTGATGGTGACAAATACCGGTTGGGACATGGGAACAAGGAAACTTATCTGCTCCCAACCTGTGTCTCTGCACTTATTGACTACAACTTCCACCAGATAGCATGTGGGAATAATACAACTATTGCCCTTACAACATCAGGTCATGTCTTCACAATGGGAAGTAACGCATGTGGTCAGCTTGGGAATCCACAATCTGATGGAAAATCACCTTGTTTAGTACAAGATAGATTGGTTGGAGAATTTGTCGAAGAAATAGCCAGTGGTGCATTTCATGTTGCTGTCCTGACTTCAAGAAGTGAAGTATTTACCTGGGGAAAAGGAGCAAACGGAAGATTGGGACATGGAGACATAGAAGATCGTGACGTTCCAACATTTGTTGAAGCACTTAAAGACAGGCATGTGAAGAATATAGCATGTGGCTCAAATTATACTGCAAGCATTTGCATCCATAAATGGGTCTCTGGAGCAGATCAATCACTTTGTAGTGGTTGCCGCCAAGCATTTGGCTTTACTCGGAAGAGACATAACTGCTATAACTGTGGCCTTGTACATTGCCATGCTTGCAGTTCGAAAAAGGCAATGAAAGCAGCATTAGCTCCTACTCCAGGAAAACCACACAGAGTCTGTGATGCTTGCTATATGAAACTTAAAAAGGCTGCAGAGGCTAATAACTCCTCCACTTTCGGTAGAAATGCCACTGCTTCTCATCGTCCTGTGGAAAGTAGTGCAAGGCTGGACAGAAGAGAGCCTAGGACTTCAAGGATTCTGCTCTCCCCGACCATGGAACCGGTCAAGTATTTGGAGGTCAGGTCTGGAAAGCTTGGAACACAACCTGATTACTCTATAATCAGAGAATCCCAAGTTCCATCACTCTTACAACTGAAAGATATTGCATTTCCAAGTTCACTAAGTGCCCTTCAATATGCTCTTAAACCTGTTACGACAGCACCTCAGACACCACCACCATCTCAGCCTGCATCCAACTCAAGGCCTGCTTCCCCATATTCAAGGAGACCGAGTCCTCCACGCTCCGTTACCCCAGTATTTTCAAGGGGTGTAATTGATGGTCTAAAGAAGACAAACGAGTTTTTGAACCAAGAAGTATCCAAACTGCAAAAGCAA ATTAAAAGTTTGAAGGAGGAAAGCCAATTACAAGAACAAGAAGTGCAGAAGCTAAAGAACAAAGCCCAAGAAGCAGCTTCATTGGCTGTAGAGAGATCCTCCAAGTGTACCGTGGCAGTGAAAACCATGAAACTGATTGCAAACCAa TTGAAAGAAGTGACTGAGAGGTTACCTTCTGACATCTTGGAGATGGAAACCTTCACATCCATACATTCCCAGGTCGAATCTTTCCTGGAAATGATTGGACCTCATGAACCAGATGAGGAGTCTTCTTTGCAACCACATACAGTGCATGACCAACATAGCCAGCCTGATCAAACCTTATCAGCCAATGAATCTGCTGAGAGGCCAGACAGAAGTATGGAGGATAATGTACATTCTCCAGGACTCCAGGACATGCAGCAAAATGCAGAAGCAACTCCCAGGGAAAGAAGACCATCCATTTCTCATATAAGAGAAGGTTCAGTTCAAGCAAGCGCAGAAGGTGGATTAGGATCACCTAAAGCTGCACGGGAAGTTATTGAGCAATTTGAACCAGGTGTTTATGTAACACTAATCCAACTTAGTAATGGCACCAAGATTTTCAAGCGAGTAAAATTCAG TAAAAGAAGGTTTATGGAGCAGCAGGCAGAAGAATGGTGGAAGACAAATAAAGATAGGCTTCTGAGAAAGTACAGCACGCCCAAG GAAGAAGAATACAGTAAAAGATGTCATCGGATTATGGTGCAATGA
- the LOC113734295 gene encoding protein PSK SIMULATOR 1, with product MVSESWFRSLWKPSKKHGVGQEKAIIGVLAFEVASLMSKLVHLWQSLSDKQVAKLREEIMNSTGIRKLVSDDDDYIARLVWTEMMENLAHVARAVGRLSKKCSDPLLKSFEQAFSDLVDCGSDSYGWLLTSKKMDRKMRKMERFIMVNANLYQEMEALADLEQTLRRMKSNDDADSISLVEYEKRVAWKQQEVRHLKQLSVWNRTYDYTILLLARSVFTICNRIAHVFGLSNVVDVAAKQSKNLDSDHIHRSRSVVFMQSSVHPSENNIYRFASGPLNRVTRKPGPVSRTNKVSISGLLGKSLASSSPDSAKHNAISSHSAPLGRSSTKSGPLEKANKSVLKFFQFRNQSSHSQGKSPNSKPNQLITMGPLGGCMMGGNTSPVKNCHLDANLEGITDENIAQHAQNNLVPGKSSIFSSKNKLLTAPPETLGAAALGLHYANIIIVIEKLVVSPHLIGHDARDDLYNMLPASIRSALRSKLKPYSKSLNSSIYDTVLAGEWNEAMTGILEWLAPLAHNTIRWQTERSFEHQNLVSRTNVVLVQTLYFANQEKTEATIAELLVGLNYVWRFGRELNAKALMECTSGTTFDDYLEV from the coding sequence ATGGTTTCTGAATCATGGTTTCGGAGTCTGTGGAAACCATCAAAAAAGCACGGGGTTGGTCAAGAAAAGGCTATAATAGGAGTGTTGGCATTTGAAGTTGCAAGTTTGATGTCTAAACTTGTTCATCTGTGGCAGTCTCTTAGTGATAAGCAGGTTGCTAAGTTGAGGGAAGAAATTATGAATTCGACGGGTATCAGGAAGCTTGTATCGGATGATGACGATTACATTGCGAGGTTGGTATGGACAGAGATGATGGAGAATTTGGCACATGTGGCAAGAGCAGTTGGTCGGCTATCCAAGAAATGCAGTGATCCTTTGTTAAAAAGTTTCGAGCAGGCCTTTAGTGATCTGGTCGACTGTGGTTCTGACTCTTATGGGTGGTTACTCACCTCGAAAAAGATGGATAGGAAAATGAGGAAGATGGAACGATTCATTATGGTTAATGCAAATTTATATCAAGAAATGGAAGCACTTGCTGATCTTGAACAGACTTTGAGGAGAATGAAGAGTAATGATGATGCGGATAGCATTAGTTTGGTTGAGTATGAGAAAAGGGTTGCTTGGAAGCAGCAGGAGGTAAGGCATCTAAAGCAGTTGTCTGTTTGGAACAGGACGTATGATTACACAATTCTACTTTTGGCAAGATCTGTGTTTACAATATGTAACAGGATAGCGCATGTGTTTGGACTTAGTAATGTGGTGGATGTGGCAGCCAAACAGTCCAAGAACCTTGATTCTGATCATATTCATCGCAGCCGCTCAGTAGTTTTTATGCAGTCATCAGTGCACCCATCGGAAAATAACATTTACAGGTTTGCCTCTGGACCGTTGAACAGGGTAACTAGGAAACCTGGCCCAGTGTCGAGAACAAATAAAGTAAGCATATCTGGCCTTCTTGGAAAATCACTTGCATCGTCAAGCCCTGATTCTGCAAAACATAATGCAATCAGCTCACATTCAGCTCCTCTTGGGAGGTCGTCAACAAAGTCTGGCCCACTTGAGAAAGCAAACAAATCTGTCCTCAAATTCTTTCAATTTCGTAATCAATCATCACATTCTCAGGGTAAAAGCCCAAATTCAAAGCCCAATCAGTTGATTACCATGGGACCCTTAGGTGGCTGCATGATGGGAGGTAATACCTCTCCCGTGAAAAATTGCCATTTGGATGCAAATCTAGAGGGAATCACAGATGAAAATATTGCGCAACATGCTCAGAACAACTTGGTTCCTGGTAAGTCGTCAATCTTCAGTTCCAAAAACAAGCTGTTGACTGCTCCTCCTGAAACTCTTGGTGCTGCAGCATTGGGATTGCACTATGCAAATATTATCATTGTGATTGAAAAGCTTGTTGTATCACCTCACCTGATTGGTCATGATGCAAGAGATGACCTGTACAACATGTTGCCTGCCAGCATCAGATCAGCCCTTAGGTCAAAACTAAAGCCATATTCCAAAAGCTTGAATTCATCCATTTATGATACAGTTCTTGCAGGAGAATGGAATGAGGCAATGACCGGAATTTTAGAGTGGTTAGCTCCACTTGCTCATAACACAATTAGATGGCAGACTGAGCGAAGCTTTGAGCACCAGAATTTAGTTTCCAGAACAAATGTGGTTCTCGTACAAACCCTTTATTTCGCTAATCAGGAAAAGACAGAAGCAACAATTGCAGAGCTTCTTGTTGGTCTCAACTATGTCTGGAGATTTGGTAGAGAACTCAATGCAAAAGCTCTAATGGAATGCACTAGTGGCAcaacttttgatgattatttggaGGTTTAG